A DNA window from Thiothrix subterranea contains the following coding sequences:
- a CDS encoding histone deacetylase family protein, whose translation MTVAVITHSHCHLHDNGSPHHPECAERLDAINNRMIMSGVDWISRHYDSHCAEREHLLRVHDAEYVERVFATAPATGHTMLDGDTGMNPHSLDAALHAAGAAVMAVDLVMAGSHKHTFCAIRPPGHHAGRNRAAGFCIFNNVAVGAAHAIEVYGIERVAIIDFDVHHGDGTEEIFSGNDKVMFFSSFQHPFYPFSGADTDVPNIRNLPLPAGTGGAAWREAVEASWLPALREFKPELVMISAGFDSHLEDDMGGFNLVERDYIWITKELCQIAKEFAAGRVVSCLEGGYELSPLGRAVTAHIKELAEFH comes from the coding sequence ATGACCGTCGCTGTAATTACCCATTCCCATTGCCATTTGCACGATAATGGCTCACCTCACCATCCCGAATGTGCGGAACGTCTGGATGCCATTAACAACCGCATGATTATGTCGGGTGTGGACTGGATTTCACGCCATTACGATTCACATTGTGCCGAGCGCGAACACCTGTTGCGGGTGCATGATGCGGAATACGTGGAGCGCGTGTTTGCTACCGCGCCTGCCACAGGGCATACCATGTTGGATGGCGATACAGGCATGAATCCGCATTCGCTGGATGCTGCTTTGCACGCAGCGGGTGCTGCGGTCATGGCGGTCGATTTGGTAATGGCAGGCTCGCACAAACACACGTTTTGCGCGATTCGCCCGCCCGGTCATCATGCTGGGCGCAACCGTGCGGCAGGCTTTTGCATTTTCAACAATGTCGCGGTTGGCGCTGCTCATGCCATTGAGGTGTATGGCATTGAACGGGTGGCGATTATTGATTTCGACGTACACCACGGTGACGGCACGGAAGAAATTTTCAGCGGCAATGACAAGGTAATGTTTTTTTCATCTTTCCAGCATCCGTTCTACCCGTTTAGCGGCGCGGATACTGATGTTCCCAATATTCGCAACCTGCCGCTGCCTGCCGGAACGGGGGGGGCTGCGTGGCGTGAAGCGGTGGAAGCCAGTTGGCTGCCCGCTTTGCGTGAGTTTAAGCCAGAATTGGTGATGATTTCAGCCGGGTTTGATTCGCATCTGGAAGACGATATGGGCGGCTTTAATCTGGTGGAACGCGATTATATTTGGATCACCAAAGAGTTGTGCCAGATTGCCAAGGAATTTGCCGCAGGGCGCGTGGTGTCATGCTTGGAAGGTGGCTATGAATTGTCACCGCTAGGGCGGGCGGTAACGGCGCATATCAAAGAATTGGCAGAATTTCACTAA